The following proteins are co-located in the Arctopsyche grandis isolate Sample6627 chromosome 3, ASM5162203v2, whole genome shotgun sequence genome:
- the beta-Spec gene encoding spectrin beta chain isoform X1 produces MTTDISMVRWDPSQVPGQEIMDDYEYDGGNSSSRLFERSRIKALADERESVQKKTFQKWVNSHLVRVGSRIGDLYVDMRDGKMLIKLLEVLSGERLPRPTKGKMRIHCLENVDKALQFLRDQRVHLENMGSHDIVDGNPRLNLGLIWTIILRFQIQDITIEEAENKETKSAKDALLLWCQMKTAGYHNVNVRNFTTSWRDGLAFNAIIHKHRADLIQFDKLSKSNPIYNLNNAFNTAEDKLGLTKLLDAEDIFVEHPDEKSIITYVVTYYHYFSKMKQETVQGKRIGKVVGIAMENDRMVKEYESLTSDLLQWIESTIEALGDRTFANSLTGVQQQLGQFANYRTVEKPPKFVEKGNLEVLLFTLQSKMRANNQRPYTPREGKMISDINKAWERLEKAEHERELALREELIRQEKLEQLAARFNRKASMRETWLSENQRLVSQDNFGFDLAAVEAAAKKHEAIETDIFAYEERVQAVVGVCTELQAERYHDVDRISARRDNVLRLWVYLIELLRARRARLELSLQLQQNFQEMLYILDSMEEIKLRLLTDDYGKHLMGVEDLLQKHSLVEADINVLGERVKTVVQQSQRFLEQEEGYRPCDPAITVDRIQQLEDAYGELVRLAIERRKRLEDSRKLWQFYWDTADEENWIKEKEQIVSVDDIGHDLTTVYLLLSKHNALDNEVKSHDPQLKAVIGVGDELVEDGHFGADKIQDRLHDILGQWNHLRDLVSLRRDRLDSAVRFHQLIADADDVDIWMLDTLRLVSSEDVGRDEAQVQSLLKKHKDVTDELKNYAGIIQQLKQQTAQLAPEHAQAPVVVQRLNSIDSRHGELTELGRLRRQRLLDALSLCKLLSEASDAEQWIAEKDRMLNTMVPAKDIEDVEIMKHRYDGFEKEMNANASRIAVVNQLARQLLHVEHPDSQLIQTRQAALNQLWSQLREKAEAKRDELNSAQGVQTFHIECRETVSWIEDKKRILQSTDNLEMDLTGVMTLQRRVTGMERDLAAIEARIHSLTREADAIEAEHPEEAAIIRERIVQIKEIWLQLTQMLKDRDAKLEEAGDLHRFLRSVDHFQSWLTKTQTDVASEDIPGSLADAERLLSQHQTIREEIDNYTQDYNKMMDYGKKITAEPSTQDDPQYMFLRERLNALNDGWAELQQMWENRQQLLSQSLDLQLLQRDAHQAEVLLAQQEHRLSKAEPPTSLDQAENMIKEHEAFLTTMEANDDKINSVVQFANRLCEEAHFDADKVQKKAENIEARRNVNREKALQQLEKLQDQLQLHQFLQDCDELGEWVQEKNLTAQDDTYRSAKTVHSKWTRHQAFEAEIGANKERLVAVQNAAEELMKQKPEFAEVISPKMSDLSDQFVNLEACTKDKGEKLFDDNREVLIHQTCDDIDSWMNELEKQIESTDTGSDLASVNILMQKQQMIETQMAVKARQVTDLETQAQYLQRTVPDKMDDIKVKKSAVEQRFEQLKAPLVQRQRHLEKKKEAFQFCRDVEDEKLWIAEKMPQAQSKEYGNSLFNVHMLKKKNQSLKTEIDNHEQRIIMVISNGQKLIDEGHESGPQFQDLIKELTQHWQELKDAIRDRNSGLLQSEKAQQYFFDANEAESWMSEQELYMMVEDRGKDEISAQNLMKKHDILEQAVEDYAETIRQLGETVRQLTMEEHPQSEQISVKQSQVDKLYAGLKDLAGERRAKLDEALRLFQLSREVDDLEQWIAEREVVAGSQELGQDYDHVTLLWERFKEFARDTEAIGSERVGTANRIADQMILMGHSDNATIAQWKDDLNDSWQDLLELIETRTQMLAASRELHKFFHDCKDTLGRIVERQRGVSDELGRDAASVSALQRKHQNFITDLTTLQSQVQQIQDESAKLQASYAGDKAKEITNREGEVLAAWAALQADCEARRVKLADTGDLFKFFNMVRTLMLWMDDVLRHMNTSEKPRDVSGVELLMNNHQSLKAEVDAREDNLAACVSLGKELLARQHYAAQDIRDRLLALNNHRHTLLRRWEERWENLQLILEVYQFARDAAVAEAWLIAQEPYLMSSELGHTIDDVENLIKKHEAFEKSAAAQEERFGALHRLTTFELKELKRRQEAAEEAERQRLAEEEAAQEEAAAAARQQEEERRRRAHPVPDTTDAPQDTQVVRRSSTKTSEKTQERPHSQPVLRPQSQTSASGSKRMSEPTSTTPGKGTSSRDSTISEGRSPKDITSPSSSSGKVKSRSRSKSPFRSFRWKSKKQTVTEGSHSDDDVSEGQSPGSDEDAIEGALIRKHEWESTTKRAGNRSWDKVYAVAKENKLWFYKDSKTYKASPDQTFRGEPPLDLAGSTSEVAADYTKKKYVFRIKLSMGGEFLLQATDDAVVNSWLSALGGQSATAGGSSARAHTLPPPQKDEQKRRSFFTLKKN; encoded by the exons ATGACGACAGACATATCGATGGTGCGCTGGGATCCGTCCCAGGTGCCCGGCCAGGAGATCATGGACGACTACGAATACGATGGCGGCAACTCTTCCTCAAGACTCTTCGAACGGTCACGCATCAAGGCGCTAGCCG ACGAACGAGAGAGTGTTCAGAAGAAGACATTCCAAAAATGGGTGAATTCTCATTTAGTTCGAGTTGGTTCACGTATAGGCGATCTATACGTGGATATGAGGGATGGCAAAATGCTCATCAAACTTTTGGAAGTACTATCCGGTGAAAGATTG CCGAGACCTACTAAGGGCAAAATGAGAATTCATTGTTTAGAAAACGTTGATAAAGCACTTCAATTTTTACGAGATCAAAGAGTCCATTTGGAAAATATGGGTTCGCACGATATTGTAGACGGCAATCCTCGTCTCAATCTCGGTTTGATTTGGACCATCATTTTAAGATTTCAG ATTCAAGATATTACTATCGAGGAGGCTGAAAATAAGGAAACCAAGTCTGCTAAAGACGCCCTTTTATTGTGGTGTCAGATGAAAACAGCTGGATACCATAATGTGAATGTAAGGAATTTCACAACATCATGGCGTGATGGTCTTGCATTCAATGCTATTATTCACAAACACCGCGCagatttaattcaatttgacaAACTTTCTAAAAGTAatcctatttacaatttgaataaCGCATTTAACACTGCTGAAGACAAGTTAGGTCTTACCAAACTGCTCGACGCTGAAG atATCTTTGTCGAACATCCCGATGAAAAATCTATAATAACATACGTTGTCACATATTATCATTACTTCAGTAAAATGAAGCAGGAAACTGTTCAAGGCAAACGTATTGGTAAAGTTGTTGGAATAGCAATGGAAAATGATCGTATGGTTAAAGAATATGAATCGTTGACCAG CGATCTCTTGCAATGGATTGAGAGTACTATTGAAGCTTTAGGTGATAGAACTTTTGCAAATTCACTGACTGGAGTTCAACAACAATTGGGACAGTTCGCCAATTACAGAACCGTTGAAAAACCACccaa atttgtGGAGAAGGGCAACTTGGAAGTTTTGCTATTTACTTTACAATCAAAAATGAGAGCCAACAATCAACGTCCGTATACACCACGTGAAGGAAAAATGATTTCAGATATTAACAAGGCTTGGGAACGATTAGAAAAAGCTGAGCACGAGAGGGAATTAGCTCTACGTGAGGAATTGATTCGCCAAGAAAAATTGGAACAACTTGCTGCTAg ATTCAATCGTAAGGCATCTATGCGCGAAACTTGGCTGTCGGAGAATCAACGTCTGGTCAGTCAAGACAACTTTGGATTTGATCTTGCGGCTGTTGAAGCTGCAGCTAAGAAGCATGAAGCCATAGAAACTGATATTTTCGCTTACGAAGAACGTGTACAGGCTGTTGTTGGAGTTTGTACTGAATTGCAAGCTGAAAG ATATCATGATGTTGATCGTATCAGTGCTAGAAGGGATAATGTTCTTCGACTCTGGGTTTATCTTATTGAACTTTTAAGAGCTAGACGTGCTCGCTTGGAACTTTCACTGCAACTTCAGCAGAACTtccag gaaATGTTGTATATTCTCGACTCAATGGAAGAAATCAAACTTAGACTTCTGACAGATGATTATGGTAAACATTTGATGGGAGTAGAAGACTTATTACAGAAGCATTCCTTAGTCGAAGCAGATATAAATGTTCTTGGAGAACGAGTAAAG ACTGTTGTTCAACAAAGTCAGCGTTTCTTGGAACAAGAAGAGGGCTATAGACCATGTGATCCCGCAATTACAGTTGATCGTATTCAACAATTGGAAGATGCATATGGTGAACTTGTCAGACTTGCAATTGAACGcag aAAGCGTCTTGAAGATAGCCGAAAACTTTGGCAATTCTATTGGGATACAGCTGATGAAGAGAACTGGATCAAAGAAAAAGAACAGATTGTATCTGTGGATGATATCGGACACGATCTTACCACTGTGTATTTGTTGTTGAGCAAACATAATGCATTGGACAATGAAGTTAAATCGCATGATCCACAATTGAAGGCAGTCATTGGTGTTGGTGACGAATTAGTTGAAGATGGCCACTTTGGAGCTGACAAAATTCAA GATAGACTACATGATATTTTGGGCCAATGGAATCATTTGCGCGATCTTGTATCTTTGCGTCGTGACAGATTAGACTCAGCAGTACGGTTCCATCAACTTATCGCTGATGCTGATGATGTCGATATTTGGATGCTTGATACATTGAG ACTTGTATCATCTGAGGATGTTGGCCGAGATGAAGCTCAAGTGCAAAGCTTGTTGAAGAAGCACAAAGATGTTACCgatgaattgaaaaattatgcCGGCATCATCCAACAACTTAAACAACAA ACCGCACAATTGGCTCCAGAACATGCCCAAGCTCCTGTTGTTGTACAACGGTTGAACTCAATCGATTCTCGTCATGGAGAATTGACTGAGTTGGGACGTCTTCGCCGACAACGCTTATTGGATGCATTATCACTttgcaaattactctctgaagCTTCTGATGCCGAACAATGGATCGCAGAAAAGGACAGAATGCTTAATACCATGGTGCCTGCTAAAGATATCGAAGATGTTGAGATTATGAAACATag ATATGATGGGTTCGAAAAGGAGATGAATGCTAACGCATCTCGTATAGCAGTTGTGAATCAATTGGCTCGCCAGTTGTTACATGTTGAACATCCAGATTCTCAACTTATCCAAACACGTCAAGCTGCTCTCAATCAATTATGGAGTCAACTCCGCGAGAAg gCGGAAGCAAAACGAGATGAACTCAATTCTGCCCAAGGTGTGCAGACCTTCCATATTGAATGCAGAGAAACTGTATCTTGGATTGAAGATAAGAAACGCATCCTTCAATCTACTGACAACTTGGAGATGGATTTGACTGGTGTTATGACTCTACAAAGACGTGTTACTGGAATGGAAAGGGATTTGGCTGCTATCGAAGCACGCATTCATTCTCTTACCCGTGAAGCAGATGCTATTGAAGCTGAACACCCAGAAGAGGCAGCAATTATCAGAGAGCGCATCGTACAAATTAAGGAAATTTGGCTACAATTGACACAGATG CTCAAAGACCGTGATGCTAAACTGGAAGAAGCCGGTGATTTGCATCGCTTCTTGCGTTCCGTTGATCATTTCCAATCATGGTTAACTAAAACTCAAACTGATGTGGCTTCCGAGGATATACCTGGATCTCTTGCTGATGCTGAAAGATTACTCTCTCAACATCAAACAATCAGAGAAGAAATTGATAACTATACTCAAGATTATAACAAGATGATGGATTATGGAAAGAAGATCACTGCT gaACCATCAACTCAAGATGATCCACAATATATGTTCTTACGTGAGCGTCTCAACGCTTTGAATGATGGTTGGGCCGAACTTCAACAAATGTGGGAAAATCGTCAACAACTGCTTTCCCAAAGCCTTGACTTACAACTTCTGCAAAGAGATGCCCATCAAGCTGAAGTTTTGCTCGCACAACAAGAACACAGACTCAGCAAAGCTGAACCACCAACATCTCTTGATCAAGCTGAAAACATGATCAAGGAACATGAAGCTTTCTTGACAACTATGGAAGCCAATgacgataaaattaattccgTTGTTCAGTTTGCCAACAGACTATGTGAAGAAGCTCATTTCGATGCTGACAAAGTACAAAAGAAAGCAGAAAATATTGAGGCTCGTCGTAATGTTAACCGAGAAAAGGCCCTTCAACAGTTGGAGAAATTACAAGATCAACTTCAATTACATCAATTCTTGCAAGATTGCGATGAGTTGGGTGAATGGGTGCAAGAGAAAAATCTCACTGCACAAGATGATACCTACCGATCTGCTAAAACCGTTCACTCCAAATGGACTAGACATCAAGCGTTTGAAGCCGAGATTGGAGCAAACAAGGAACGTTTAGTAGCTGTTCAAAATGCGGCTGAGGAGTTAATGAAGCAAAAACCAGAGTTCGCTGAAGTTATTTCACCCAAAATGTCTGATCTAAGTGATCAATTTGTCAATCTCGAAGCTTGCACTAAAGATAAGGGCGAAAAATTGTTCGACGACAATAGAGAAGTTCTCATTCATCAAACTTGCGATGATATCGATTCATGGATGAATGAACTAGAGAAGCAGATCGAAAGCACTGATACTGGATCAGATTTGGCTTCAGTTAATATCTTGATGCAAAAACAACAAATGATAGAGACACAGATGGCTGTCAAAGCTCGTCAAGTTACAGATCTCGAGACTCAAGCTCAGTATCTTCAAAGAACTGTTCCAGATAAGATGGACGATATCAAGGTCAAGAAATCTGCCGTGGAGCAACGTTTCGAGCAATTGAAAGCACCTCTTGTTCAAAGGCAGAGACACTTGGAAAAGAAGAAGGAAGCCTTCCAATTTTGTCGCGATGTTGAAGATGAGAAACTGTGGATAGCTGAAAAAATGCCCCAAGCTCAGAGCAAAGAATATGGCAATTCACTTTTCAATGTTCATATGCTCAAAAAGAAGAATCAATCACTCAAGACGGAAATCGATAATCACGAGCAAAGAATTATAATGGTCATTAGCAATGGCCAAAAATTAATAGACGAAGGTCATGAATCTGGCCCTCAGTTCCAGGATCTTATTAAGGAGCTTACTCAGCACTGGCAAGAGTTGAaag ATGCCATTAGAGACAGGAACAGTGGTCTATTACAATCAGAAAAagctcaacaatacttctttgaTGCGAACGAGGCAGAGTCATGGATGAGTGAACAAGAATTGTATATGATGGTGGAAGACCGTGGTAAGGACGAAATCTCTGCACAGAATTTGATGAAGAAACACGACATCTTAGAACAAGCCGTCGAAGATTACGCCGAAACCATCCGTCAACTCGGAGAAACAGTACGTCAGCTTACCATGGAGGAACACCCACAAAGTGAGCAAATATCAGTCAAACAATCACAAGTCGATAAGCTCTATGCCGGCCTTAAGGACTTGGCCGGAGAACGTAGGGCAAAACTCGACGAAGCCCTTCGACTCTTCCAACTCAGCAGAGAGGTTGACGATCTCGAACAATGGATCGCCGAAAGAGAGGTCGTCGCTGGTTCTCAGGAACTCGGTCAAGATTATGATCACGTCACACTCCTATGGGAGCGTTTCAAGGAATTCGCGCGCGATACCGAAGCTATCGGCTCTGAAAGAGTGGGAACAGCGAATAGAATTGCCGATCAGATGATATTAATGGGTCATTCCGACAATGCCACAATCGCTCAATGGAAGGACGATTTGAACGACTCTTGGCAGGATCTTCTCGAACTTATTGAAACCAGAACTCAAATGTTAGCCGCGTCCAGAGAACTGCATAAATTCTTCCACGATTGTAAAGATACTTTGGGACGCATTGTTGAACGTCAACGAGGTGTATCAGACGAGTTGGGACGCGACGCTGCAAGTGTTTCTGCTTTGCAACGCAAACACCAAAACTTTATCACCGATTTGACCACTCTTCAATCGCAg GTTCAGCAAATTCAAGATGAATCTGCCAAACTCCAAGCATCGTATGCTGGCGATAAAGCCAAGGAAATCACGAACAGGGAAGGCGAAGTTCTGGCCGCTTGGGCTGCTTTACAAGCAGACTGCGAAGCGAGGAGAGTCAAACTCGCCGACACTGGTGATCTATTCAAATTCTTCAACATGGTTCGTACGCTCATGCTGTGGATGGACGATGTTCTACGTCACATGAATACAAGTGAAAAACCACG tgATGTTTCCGGCGTTGAGCTGTTGATGAACAATCATCAGTCGCTCAAGGCTGAGGTAGATGCCCGCGAAGACAATCTTGCGGCTTGCGTATCCCTCGGAAAGGAATTATTAGCTCGACAACACTACGCCGCCCAGGATATTCGAGATCGATTACTTGCTCTCAATAATCATAGACACACACTACTCCGACGATGGGAAGAACGCTGGGAAAATCTACAATTAA TTTTGGAAGTTTATCAATTCGCTCGGGATGCTGCCGTTGCGGAGGCATGGTTGATTGCCCAAGAACCCTATTTAATGTCTTCAGAATTAGGTCACACAATCGACGATGTAGAAAATCTCATTAAAAAGCACGAAGCCTTTGAAAAATCTGCTGCAGCACAGGAAGAACGTTTTGGTGCCCTTCATAGATTAACCACA TTCGAATTGAAAGAGTTGAAACGTAGACAAGAAGCTGCCGAAGAAGCCGAAAGACAACGGTTAGCAGAGGAAGAAGCGGCGCAAGAAGAAGCCGCCGCCGCAGCACGTCAACAAGAAGAGGAGCGACGCCGAAGAGCTCATCCCGTTCCAGATACCACCGATGCCCCACAAGACACCCAAG TTGTGAGGAGGAGTTCCACTAAAACATCCGAGAAAACACAAGAGAGACCACATTCACAGCCAG TGTTGAGACCGCAGTCCCAAACAAGCGCTTCTGGCTCTAAGAGGATGAGTGAGCCCACTTCTACTACACCCGGCAAGGGTACATCTTCCAGGGACTCAA CTATATCAGAAGGTCGTTCGCCTAAAGATATTACTTCACCGAGCTCTTCGAGCGGTAAAGTGAAGAGTCGTTCGAGAAGTAAATCACCATTCCGCAGCTTCAGGTGGAAGAGTAAGAAACAGACTGTGACGGAGGGCTCTCACAGTGATGATGACGTTTCAG AAGGTCAAAGCCCCGGCAGCGATGAAGATGCTATTGAAGGTGCTCTAATCCGTAAGCACGAATGGGAATCAACTACAAAGAGAGCCGGTAAcag ATCGTGGGACAAAGTATATGCTGTTGCTAAGGAAAACAAACTGTGGTTCTACAAAGATAGTAAGACATACAAAGCATCTCCAGATCAGACGTTCCGTGGTGAACCTCCGCTCGATCTAGCTGGTTCTACATCTGAAGTTGCTGCAGATTACACTAAGAAGAAATACGTATTCAGAATAAA ATTATCTATGGGAGGCGAATTTTTGTTGCAAGCAACTGATGATGCTGTAGTAAATTCGTGGCTGTCGGCTCTCGGTGGACAGTCAGCGACTGCTGGTGGATCGTCTGCCCGTGCACACACACTTCCCCCTCCACAAAAAGATGAACAAAAACGAAGATCATTCTTCACCTTAAAAAAGAA ttaa